A single genomic interval of Helianthus annuus cultivar XRQ/B chromosome 6, HanXRQr2.0-SUNRISE, whole genome shotgun sequence harbors:
- the LOC110924538 gene encoding neurofilament medium polypeptide-like encodes MKEAAYVDELKTLEEFKTTRNDWFVKETRRRGKKATPKSQEGEGSSSQPKKKQKKVAKTLLIDEPEVEEPVVTAEEDPYADIDQVMLNVDDLVSEQAANVEAEKEKRIQEAIEKEKQLRKRKRQEKDDDAYVPSTEHVSESQSPSSGRKKAGARKRVVSPKIKKVTTKITKPKIVLKKKPSKEPSKPPTPPPERTPHQSPIKSPRQPTPPQQPSPPKQPTPPKQPSPLHLSPLHLSPPQQQTLFTSQEIFKTPPLTQIQLTPGSSGHKGLHIPPDNLEDIGDFGFANDETT; translated from the exons atgaaggaaGCAGCTTACGTTGATGAGCTTAAGACTCTTGAGGAGTTTAAAACCACCCGAAATGACTGGTTTGTCAAAGAAACGAGGAGGAGAGGCAAAAAGGCCACCCCTAAATCACAGGAGGGTGAGGGGTCTTCGTCACAGCCaaagaaaaagcaaaagaaagTGGCAAAGACGTTATTGATTGATGAGCCTGAGGTTGAAGAACCGGTGGTAACTGCTGAAGAAGATCCGTATGCTGATATTGATCAAGTGATGTTAAATGTTGATGATTTAGTGTCTGAGCAAGCAGCTAATGTAGAAGCTGAGAAAGAGAAG AGAATTCAAGAAGCTATAGAGAAAGAGAAACAATTGAGAAAGAGGAAGAGACAGGAAAAAGATGACGATGCATACGTTCCATCTACAGAGCATGTTTCTGAATCGCAATCACCTTCAAGTGGAAGAAAGAAAGCCGGAGCAAGAAAAAGGGTTGTATCTCCAAAGATAAAGAAAGTAACTACAAAGAttacgaagccaaagattgtgtTAAAGAAGAAACCTTCCAAAGAACCGAGtaaaccaccaacaccaccacctgaACGTACACCACATCAATCACCCATAAAATCACCACGTCAACCTACACCTCCACAACAaccttcaccaccaaaacaaccaacaccacccaAACAACCATCACCATTACATCTTTCACCACTACATCtctcaccaccacaacaacaaaccTTATTCACATCTCAAGAAATATtcaaaacaccaccactcactcaAATTCAACTAACTCCTGGTTCTTCTGGGCATAAAGGTCTTCACATTCCTCCGGATAATCTTGAAGATATTGGAGATTTTGGCTTTGCAAACGATGAAACAACTTAA